In one Lolium rigidum isolate FL_2022 chromosome 3, APGP_CSIRO_Lrig_0.1, whole genome shotgun sequence genomic region, the following are encoded:
- the LOC124695341 gene encoding uncharacterized protein LOC124695341, whose translation MADLGGYDMRRQPTAAEVVGRLKDDGDFDALRRAIIRKVKDNEVLRNNIIAEVKQSMVLSEDGSEKLKLKELSDAIFQDVGSKIMGQISDEVWSVIQSKETDIRGTVEVIFNRIMNPEQQEDAGPSSKKLKRNGKEEQVSPPKASTSVTAKTEEEDDDPEAPPGFGFSNHQGSNGTVKLDQPLNVENHSQVKPTEDKPVDAGSLGDADDEDPDVPPGFG comes from the exons ATGGCCGACCTCGGCGGCTACGACATGCGGCGGCAGCCGACTGCGGCGGAAGTGGTGGGGCGCCTCAAGGACGACGGCGACTTCGACGCCCTCCGCCGCGCCATCATCCGCAAGGTCAAGGACAAC GAGGTGCTGCGCAACAACATAATCGCAGAAGTCAAGCAGTCAATGGTACTAAGTGAAGATGGCTCTGAAAAGTTAAAATTAAAAGAACTCTCTGATGCAATTTTTCAAGATGTTGG GAGCAAAATAATGGGCCAAATCTCAGACGAGGTATGGAGTGTCATCCAGTCGAAAGAAACAGATATCCGAGGAACCGTGGAAGTTATCTTCAACAGGATAATGAACCCTGAACAGCAAGAGGACGCCGGGCCTTCTTCCAAGAAGCTGAAGAGAAATGGCAAAGAGGAGCAAGTTTCGCCACCAAAAGCCTCAACCTCTGTTACAGCCAAgacggaagaagaagatgatgatccaGAGGCACCACCAGGGTTTGGCTTCAGTAATCATCAGGGCAGCAATGGCACGGTAAAGCTGGACCAGCCATTGAATGTGGAGAATCATTCCCAGGTGAAACCAACCGAGGATAAGCCAGTTGACGCTGGTAGTTTGGGGGATGCCGACGATGAGGATCCCGATGTGCCTCCTGGATTTGGCTAA